The Miscanthus floridulus cultivar M001 chromosome 17, ASM1932011v1, whole genome shotgun sequence genome has a window encoding:
- the LOC136519033 gene encoding uncharacterized protein, whose amino-acid sequence MADAGATATASAMRRARASSPPSSTVTGPQPDKGDPASRLRLARPFAMESSPVSPKLLLLALLLLLLAPVQQVQARELGGSTQAQHVGGLPSVLVLPSSGGDGAAVPPKLDVLPGVSRSGGLAPPAPKPGYRPQPGHEPSQDVDSSPGVTGNHKLAPPPPAGNPPPHYRRLGPAADLLRVFRGALASVTGLLPKLLNRSLKT is encoded by the exons ATGGCCGACGCgggtgccaccgccaccgccagtgCCATGAGGCGCGCCAGGGCGAGCTCACCGCCGTCGTCGACAgtcaccg GTCCACAACCAGACAAGGGAGACCCAGCCAGTCGCCTTCGCCTCGCACGGCCATTCGCCATGGAGAGCTCACCAGTTTCTCCCAAGCTTCTTCTCCTGGCGCTCCTCCTGCTGCTTCTGGCTCCAGTGCAGCAAGTCCAAGCACGAGAGCTCG GTGGTTCGACGCAAGCGCAGCACGTCGGCGGCTTGCCATCGGTGTTAGTGTTACcaagcagcggcggcgacggcgcggccGTCCCTCCGAAGCTCGACGTGCTGCCCGGCGTGAGCAGGTCGGGAGGGCTCGCGCCGCCGGCGCCGAAGCCTGGTTACAGGCCGCAACCAGGGCACGAGCCATCGCAGGACGTCGACTCGTCTCCCGGTGTGACCGGGAATCACaagctcgcgccgccgccgcccgcgggaAACCCGCCGCCTCACTACCGCCGCCTGGGTCCGGCGGCGGACTTGCTCCGCGTGTTCCGGGGCGCCCTTGCCAGTGTTACGGGGTTGCTGCCTAAACTGCTGAACAGAAGCCTGAAGACATGA